GTTTACATACAGACTGACCAGCCTCTGTAAATCGGTCTAAATGATGCTATGtggtataataatatataataaacagCACCTGAAATTGTTGCATCGTAGCTTTTAAAAATTTCTGACAAATGGTTGCACTCAAATTAATGAAGGGTCCCTGATCGATTTGTGGCTTCATGTACATTCATTGTCACgccacacatgacagagccacacatgacagagccacgagccacacatgacagagccacgagccacacatgacagagccacgagccacacatgacagagccacacatgacagagccacgagccacacatgacagagccacgagccacacatgacagagccacgagccacacatgacagagccacgagccacgcatgacagagccacgagccacgcatgacagagccacgagccacgcatgacagagccacgagccacgcatgacagagccacgagccacgcatgacagagccacgagccacgcatgacagagccacgagccacgcatgacagagccacgagccacgcatgacagagccacgagccacgcatgacagagccacacatgacagagccacacatgacagagccacacatgacagagccacacatgacagagccacgagccacacatgacagagccacgagccacacatgacagagccacgagccacacatgacagagccacgagccacacatgacagagccacgagccacacatgacagagccacgagccacacatgacagagccacgcatgacagagccacgcatgacagagccacgcatgacagagccacgcatgacagagccacgcatgacagagccacgcatgacagagccacgagccacgcatgacagagccacgcatgacagagccacgcatgacagagccacgcatgacagagccacgagccacgcatgacagagccacgaatgacagagccacgagccacgcatgacagagccacgagccacgcatgacagagccacgagccacgcatgacagagccacgagccacgcatgacagagccacgagccacgcatgacagagccacgagccacacatgacagagccacgagccacacatgacagagccacgagccacacatgacagagccacgagccacacatgacagagccacgcatgacagagccacgcatgacagagccacgagccacgcatgacagagccacgagccacgcatgacagagccacgagccacacatgacagagccacgcatgacagagccacgagccacgcatgacagagccacgcatgacagagccacgagccacacatgacagagccacgagccacgcatgacagagccacgagccacgcatgacagagccacgagccacacatgacagagccacgagccacacatgacagagccacgagccacacatgacagagccacgcatgacagagccacgagccacacatgacagagccacgcatgacagagccacacatgacagagccacacatgacagagccacacatgacagagccacacatgacagagccacgagccacacatgacagagccacgcatgacagagccacgcatgacagagccacgagccacgcatgacagagccacgcatgacagagccacgagccacgcatgacagagccacgagccacgcatgacagagccacgagccacgcatgacagagccacgagccacgcatgacagagccacgagccacacatgacagagccacgagccacacatgacagagccacgcatgacagagccacgagccacgcatgacagagccacgagccacacatgacagagccacgcatgacagagccacgcatgacagagccacgcatgacagagccacgcatgacagagccacgcatgacagagccacgcatgacagagccacgcatgacagagccacgcatgacagagccacgcatgacagagccacgagccacgcatgacagagccacacatgacagagccacacatgacagagccacacatgacagagccacCACCAGGCTGTATTCCTgattaaattaattaaaaaaagacaaaaaggaCTTTCATTTAAATTTTATTTGAAACCATCTGAACGCCACAGTCTGTTAGAGCTGATTTATGCCTTGGTGGGGGCTGCCTTGGCGGGGGCTGCCGGCTTCTTGGCCGGCTTCTTCTTGGGCTTCAGCATCTTGGCCTTGatctgtgtgtagagagagacactcatatatatatatatatatagacaggacCTGGGCAGGGTTAATGTACACAGATGGTACTGTTACGAGTAGTCAAGAGTGCTACAATACAAGTCTGGGGTCCAGTTTCCCTAATATACAGGTCTTTCTATGCAGCAAATAGCCATCAGCCATCTTGGGCCCAGTTTCCCTATTATACAGGTCTTTATGTTAGAGCGCCACGGTCGGCCATTTTGGGTCCAGTTTCCCTATTATACAGGTCTTTCTATGTTAGAGCGCCACGGTCGGCCATTTTGGTGTTCTACTCACAGTCGGGTCATGCAGCAGGATGGCTTGACGTCTGGCTGTCTTGGCGTAGGGGTTCAGCTTCATCATTATTCTCAGGTTCTTCAGAGGGTTCTTCTTCAGGACTCTGCGCCTGATCTTCTTGCTGTGAGGAGACATGAGACCGGGGTTAGTAGGAGGTGAAAATCTGTTGATATTTTTTTGTGGTCGATGTGTTGAGAATAGTAGCATCCCAAGAGGCACAacattccctaaatagtgcactacttttgacccaagGCAACTTGGCCATGATCAAATGCAGTGCACTATGTTGGAAATGGGGAGGGGGGCACTTGGGATGCAATCTGGTCGTGCTCAGGACTCCAATTAAAATCAGGATTCAGAAACACGGACCTGAAGTGGAACCTCATCATGGCTTCAATGTCACAGCGAAGCATAACGTACTACAATACCCACAATGCACTGTACAATATAAAGCGAACCGGGGGGAGGGAGTCTTACTTTGGTGCACGGAGTGCTTTCTGGATCTCCTCACTCTTCAGAATCCTGCTCAGATCTGTGTTGGTCATCTTGTGCATGGGCAGACTggaggagacaggacagaggtTAGACTACAACAGTACCTCTGTTAGGAAGCAGAATGTGGTTTAGCATCAGGACCATTAGAGCATCTCGTTAAAACTCAGAACTTCTGGTAGATATCAGGATTCAGAAACACGGACCGAAGTAGAAGCTCATCACCGTAGAAATTAAATCAACTCTCAAAATCTGTTCCTGAAACTCTGGCTCACTACAACCACCGACGTCAACCGGTTTTTCTTTAACCGGCTAAGGACGCCGCGTAACGCCCGTTCTACTCACTTGTAGTCCACCTTGAGAGAGGCGGACTTGCGCCAGGTCCCATAGAGCTGGTCCAGCTTGCGGAAGGCGGACTCGGTCCAGATACAGAAGCGACCAACGTGACCGCCGGGGGCGAGCCTCAGCAGGTTCAGCTTGTTCACGTTCTGCAGGGTGATACCTGGGCGAAAGAACGGCAAATATAATCAATACGATCATTTAGACACAAACGCAGTAAACACGCCGATCATTTAGCAGATGTGCAACTCTACAGAGGAAAATGACACCAGACACGAATAAGTAAATAAACATTATATTAGAGAACTAGTTCTCCTTAGAACTCACATGCATTGATGTTTGTTGTGGTTTTGTTCCTACACAAAAACTTACCATCATGACTGATACCAGGTTGGGCTCAGAACTTGATTTCtgattttacatttaagtcattcagcagacgctcttatccagagcgacttacaaatttcaCGAACATGGACCTGAATGGGAATCAgaacctcccccccccccccccccgggtccCCTCTAGCCAGTACATAATATTAAACCAACCCTCCCCGCCCCCAGGGTCCCCTCTAGCCAGTACATAATATTAAACCAACCCTCCCCGCCCCCAGGGTCCCTCTCTAGCCAGTACATAATATTAAACCAACCCTCCCCGCCCCCAGGGTCCCCGCCCCCAGGTCCCTCTAGCCAGTACATAATATTAAAccaaccctcccctcccccaggtcCCTCTAGCCAGTACATAATATTAAACCAACCCTCCCCGCCCCCAGGGTCCCCGCCCCCAGGTCCCTCTAGCCAGTACATAATATTAAAccaaccctcccctcccccagggtCCCCTCTAGCCAGTACATAATATTAAAccaaccctcccctcccccagggtCCCCTCTAGCCAGTACATAATATTAAAccaaccctcccctcccccaggtcCCTCTAGCCAGTACATACCAGGGATGTTTCTGAAGGCCTTGGTGACACCTTGGTCCTGGTTGTAGATGATGCACGGTCCTTTGCGTTGGATACGCCTGCGATTCCTCATCTTACCTTTGCCAGCTCGCATACGTTGTGACGCgtacacctgcacacacacacaagaggacACACACACTTAGCACCTTAGGTCAACAGAAGGAGACAACAGCTGTGCTCTTATCTCGCTAATATCAGTATTCTATGCTCAGGACTTCCATTAAAAATCAGGATTCAGAAACACGGACCTGAAGTGGAACCTCATCACGGCTTCACGCCACTATACACAGTACAACGTATACGCAGGTCAACGATGACCAGCGAGACAGTGGCAACTCTAGCCATTTTACAAACCTTCTTGATGTCGTTCCAGGCCTTGAGTTTCTTCAGCAGCAGCACGGCCTCTTTAGTCTTCTTGTAACCCTCCACTTTGTCGTCAACCACCAGGGGAACCTCTGGGATCTCCTCAATGCGGTGtcctggaggagggagaggcttcAGATTGTTGTACAGCGTTGCTTTATGTTCCAAGTCTACACGTTATTGTGATCAGAATTGTATACTTGTCCTCCTGCCGGTGTGAAGGTACGACGTTATCGCTAGAAGCCCCGCCG
The DNA window shown above is from Oncorhynchus gorbuscha isolate QuinsamMale2020 ecotype Even-year unplaced genomic scaffold, OgorEven_v1.0 Un_scaffold_13222, whole genome shotgun sequence and carries:
- the LOC124030626 gene encoding 60S ribosomal protein L4-B-like (The sequence of the model RefSeq protein was modified relative to this genomic sequence to represent the inferred CDS: added 121 bases not found in genome assembly): MAWPTKTWRRWHRRINTTQKRYAICSALAASALPALVMSKGHRIEEIPEVPLVVDDKVEGYKKTKEAVLLLKKLKAWNDIKKVYASQRMRAGKGKMRNRRRIQRKGPCIIYNQDQGVTKAFRNIPGITLQNVNKLNLLRLAPGGHVGRFCIWTESAFRKLDQLYGTWRKSASLKVDYNLPMHKMTNTDLSRILKSEEIQKALRAPNKKIRRRVLKKNPLKNLRIMMKLNPYAKTARRQAILLHDPTIKAKMLKPKKKPAKKPAAPAKAAPTKA